In one window of Posidoniimonas corsicana DNA:
- a CDS encoding creatininase family protein, with protein sequence MPARPYVLAECTLPMVRQAESRVAVLPWGATEAHNLHLPYATDNLEAEAVAIESARRAWERGARAVVLPTLPFGVNTQQLDLPLTINMNPSTQALVLRDVVDSLAGQGVPNLVVLNFHGGNHFNQMVRELQARTTVFLSVVNGFAVVPRDGYFDHGGDHADELETSLLLHLAPDLVRPLDEAGPGAARQWRIQAFREKWAWAPRQWTKVTDDTGVGDPSAATADKGARYFDAVTAKVADFLVDLAEADPNDCYE encoded by the coding sequence ATGCCCGCCCGACCCTACGTGCTGGCCGAGTGCACCCTGCCGATGGTCCGCCAGGCGGAGTCCCGGGTCGCGGTGCTGCCGTGGGGCGCGACCGAGGCCCACAACCTGCACCTCCCCTACGCGACCGATAACCTCGAGGCCGAGGCGGTCGCCATCGAGTCGGCCCGCCGCGCCTGGGAACGTGGCGCCCGCGCCGTGGTGCTCCCCACCCTCCCCTTCGGCGTCAACACCCAGCAGCTCGACCTGCCGCTGACCATCAACATGAACCCCTCGACGCAGGCGCTCGTCCTGCGGGACGTGGTCGACAGCCTGGCGGGCCAAGGCGTGCCGAACCTGGTCGTGCTGAACTTCCACGGCGGCAACCACTTCAACCAGATGGTCCGCGAGCTACAGGCGCGGACCACGGTCTTCCTGAGCGTGGTGAACGGCTTCGCGGTTGTCCCCCGCGACGGCTACTTCGACCACGGCGGTGACCACGCCGACGAACTCGAAACCAGCCTGCTGCTGCACCTCGCCCCCGACCTGGTCCGCCCGCTCGACGAGGCCGGCCCCGGCGCCGCCCGGCAGTGGCGGATCCAGGCGTTCCGTGAGAAGTGGGCCTGGGCGCCGAGGCAGTGGACCAAGGTCACCGACGACACCGGCGTCGGCGACCCCTCGGCCGCCACCGCCGACAAGGGCGCCCGCTACTTCGACGCCGTGACCGCCAAGGTGGCTGACTTCCTGGTTGACCTCGCCGAGGCCGACCCGAACGATTGCTACGAGTAG
- the ffh gene encoding signal recognition particle protein encodes MFENLQDGLSSALKSISGKGKLSESNMRDGLKLVERSLLEADVSYEVVRTFMKNVTEVAVGEKVLKSLNPSQQVVGVVHQQLIELMGPVDHSLHLKGPGDVTVLMMCGLQGSGKTTSCGKLGRMLKSRGRKPLLVAADLQRPAAIDQLHVLGEQLDIPVYSERGEQDPVKVCNNAVKQAKKLGADTVILDTAGRLHIDDELMGQLERIDKQCSPEQIYLVVDGMTGQDAVNSAKAFNEALEIDGVIMTKLDGDARGGAALSVKEVTGVPIKFIGTGEHLDALEEFHPDRMAGRILGQGDILSLVEKAQSEFDEEEMRAQEEKLAKGEFTLDDFKKQLKQITRLGPLRKVMGMIPGMKGMMDSMGDMDPEQDMKQLFGIIDSMTPAEKRDPKLIDQSRRRRIAAGSGVEPHQVNDLVKMFEPMAQMMKSMAGKGMKDRMKMFNQIKGEMMQNPTGALTRKKQGTGKRLSSKDKAMARKEREKMIKKLRKQKKKR; translated from the coding sequence ATGTTCGAAAACCTGCAAGACGGCCTCTCCTCCGCCCTGAAGTCCATCAGCGGCAAAGGGAAGCTCTCCGAGTCGAACATGCGGGACGGCCTGAAGCTGGTCGAGCGCTCCCTGCTCGAGGCCGACGTCAGCTACGAGGTGGTCCGCACGTTCATGAAGAACGTGACCGAGGTCGCGGTTGGCGAGAAGGTGCTCAAGTCGCTCAACCCGAGCCAGCAGGTGGTCGGCGTGGTGCACCAGCAGCTCATCGAGCTGATGGGGCCGGTCGACCACTCGCTGCACCTCAAGGGCCCGGGCGACGTCACCGTGCTGATGATGTGCGGCCTGCAGGGGTCCGGAAAGACCACCAGCTGCGGCAAGCTCGGCCGCATGCTCAAGAGCCGCGGCCGCAAGCCGCTGCTCGTGGCGGCAGACCTGCAGCGTCCGGCGGCCATCGACCAGCTCCACGTGCTGGGCGAGCAGCTCGACATCCCGGTCTACTCCGAGCGCGGCGAGCAGGACCCGGTCAAGGTCTGCAACAACGCCGTGAAGCAGGCCAAGAAGCTAGGCGCCGACACGGTCATCCTCGACACCGCCGGCCGGCTGCACATCGACGACGAGCTGATGGGCCAGCTCGAGCGGATCGACAAGCAGTGCAGCCCCGAGCAGATCTACCTGGTGGTCGACGGCATGACCGGCCAGGACGCCGTGAACAGCGCCAAGGCGTTCAACGAGGCGCTCGAGATCGACGGCGTCATCATGACCAAGCTCGACGGCGACGCCCGCGGCGGCGCCGCGCTGTCGGTCAAAGAAGTCACCGGCGTGCCGATCAAGTTCATCGGCACCGGCGAGCACCTCGACGCGCTCGAGGAGTTCCACCCGGACCGCATGGCCGGCCGCATCCTCGGCCAGGGCGACATCCTCTCGCTGGTCGAGAAGGCCCAGAGCGAATTCGACGAAGAGGAGATGCGCGCCCAGGAGGAGAAGCTCGCCAAGGGCGAGTTCACCCTCGACGACTTCAAGAAGCAGCTCAAACAGATCACCCGCCTGGGCCCGCTCCGCAAGGTGATGGGCATGATCCCCGGCATGAAGGGGATGATGGACAGCATGGGGGACATGGACCCCGAGCAGGACATGAAGCAGCTGTTCGGCATCATCGACTCGATGACGCCGGCCGAGAAGCGCGACCCCAAGCTCATCGACCAGAGCCGCCGCCGCCGCATCGCGGCCGGCTCGGGCGTCGAGCCCCACCAGGTGAACGATCTGGTCAAGATGTTCGAGCCGATGGCCCAGATGATGAAGTCGATGGCCGGCAAGGGCATGAAGGACCGCATGAAGATGTTCAACCAGATCAAGGGTGAGATGATGCAGAACCCCACCGGGGCCCTCACCCGCAAGAAGCAGGGCACCGGCAAGCGGCTGTCGTCCAAGGACAAGGCGATGGCCCGCAAGGAGCGGGAAAAAATGATCAAGAAGCTCCGCAAGCAGAAAAAGAAACGGTAG